A genomic region of Raphanus sativus cultivar WK10039 chromosome 6, ASM80110v3, whole genome shotgun sequence contains the following coding sequences:
- the LOC108813080 gene encoding LOW QUALITY PROTEIN: D-aminoacyl-tRNA deacylase (The sequence of the model RefSeq protein was modified relative to this genomic sequence to represent the inferred CDS: inserted 1 base in 1 codon) — translation MVFKTSGRNFIRFVHPHTTFQTNATPPQSLLINATSRRVLFSKREMVTLIVATTYDPASINPAAALLAMPGWTXGPTLPPDIKSFTNQQTRLIQHDKSIVKEDDLDSRWEEATGEVVDEVIFLSRHTAASNRPALTVHPIGVLHLKEGESPPHGGKAGWAALTNPRIGPWLRLLKKMAEAHSLVPEFEITLEGTHHGPITSKPTMFLEIGSTEEYWKRQDAAQVIALLMWEGLGLGGGEAVGNWNSETGKKKVLLGIGGGHYAPRHMDVVLKDDIWVGHLLSGYSLLMEEPQPGENHIGGTWRQSIQAAFEATKASFPGGEILAHLDQKSFKGWQKKAITEFLTEQNINVGRPNDFT, via the exons ATGGTTTTCAAAACAAGCGGCCGAAACTTTATACGCTTCGTCCACCCTCACACCACTTTCCAAACAAACGCAACTCCTCCCCAGTCGCTGCTTATAAACGCCACTTCCCGCCGCGTTCTCTTCTCAAAGAGAGAGATGGTGACACTGATCGTCGCCACCACCTACGACCCAGCATCGATCAACCCCGCGGCGGCGCTTCTCGCCATGCCGGGATGGA CCGGACCCACCTTACCGCCG GACATAAAGAGTTTCACCAACCAGCAGACGAGACTGATCCAACACGATAAATCCATAGTCAAGGAAGACGATCTCGATTCGCGGTGGGAAGAAGCAACCGGCGAAGTTGTAGACGAAGTCATCTTCCTCAGCCGTCACACCGCCGCCTCCAACCGTCCTGCTCTCACTGTTCACCCCATCG GAGTGcttcacttaaaggaaggagaATCGCCGCCGCACGGAGGAAAGGCGGGGTGGGCGGCGTTGACTAACCCTAGGATTGGTCCGTGGCTGCGTCTTTTGAAGAAAATGGCTGAAGCTCATAGCTTGGTTCCTGAGTTTGag aTAACATTGGAAGGTACTCATCATGGACCTATAACTAGTAAGCCAACCATGTTCTTGGAGATTG GTAGTACAGAGGAATACTGGAAGAGACAAGACGCTGCTCAAGTCATTGCTCTT TTAATGTGGGAAGGACTTGGGCTTGGAGGCGGTGAAGCTGTAGGGAACTGGAACAG TGAAACTGGGAAGAAGAAAGTTCTTTTAGGGATTGGAGGTGGACACTATGCTCCTCGTCACATGGATGTGGTTTT GAAAGATGATATTTGGGTAGGCCATTTGCTCTCTGGTTACTCATTGCTAATGGAAGAACCACAGCCTGGAGAGAATCACATTGGTGGAACTTGGAGACAATCGATCCAAGCAGCTTTTGAAGCTACTAAAGCATCATTCCCAGGAGGCGAGATCTTGGCTCATCTTGATCAAAA GAGCTTCAAAGGATGGCAAAAGAAGGCGATTACAGAGTTCTTGACAGAGCAGAACATCAATGTCGGGAGGCCAAACGATTTCACATGA